In one Umezawaea sp. Da 62-37 genomic region, the following are encoded:
- a CDS encoding winged helix-turn-helix domain-containing protein: MGQSHDRFGVLGPLVVHRGDTEVPITAAKQRVVLAALLLNAGRSVSTAELIRCVWGDDPPARAAQTLPVYVMRLRRVLGEPRLIDTTPTGYRITVEDGALDLQRFRSLAAEGAALAANGRPDEARAACERALACWRGPVLADVDADWLPTADLVEERRRVDRAALRPAVEWSPVSQLPAPVGNFVGRTEELARVSALLPGSGATTSPTVVVSGPPGVGKTAVAISVGHALRARFPDGQLHVDLRGHSSAPTLSTTAVLARFLRATGVRGDRIPLDEPSLATAYQAQLRGRRVLVILDNAMSAEQVLPLLPGDPACSVLITSRRELDLPGSTAVRLDVLPPADAQRLLRSALSADARDEVVAELARLCGYLPLALRISLGNLVGAPRGDVERYVSELREGDRLTALAVENDDSAAVRRAFDLSYTTLRAATAELFRLLGLVPGPDVSAHGAAALLDTDPETAEALLGELVTANLVQRLEGDRFGMPDLLREYAAERARRHERDGGKAAVRRLLNWYLRTSHEVAHLLFPELDVPRPAPPRLLADETAAKVWLDTERPNLFAAAERCAVTGPTSMAWQLVNGMGGYLGTHGHHVEFLGVIDAALDAARREGDRAAETRILVWMAAEHRNLGNPRLAMSHITAAGEPPGSEVWLLAAWRGILALDLNDLPLATAAFGRLLELSDEAWAVPYMRASALTGLGAVDLMTGDVDRAIERLTEGVEVAGRSAGINVKASCTSVLARCHLALGEHAKAVELLRLTSAQWDVTGSRHLQAETQAYLAMALSRSGEHGEAAEVVGRALATVREEGATYRIECEVRNASGLVLCGVGEYARSVQEYRLALESATAGEYRYGAVRALLGTAEAHLCANEYAQALDHSRMALAMAVQSGFGLFEVQAREMVAGLLVTQLTDT, from the coding sequence GTGGGCCAGTCGCACGATCGGTTCGGCGTGCTCGGACCGCTGGTGGTCCACCGCGGCGACACCGAGGTCCCGATCACGGCGGCCAAGCAGCGGGTGGTGCTGGCGGCGCTGCTGCTGAACGCGGGCCGCTCGGTGTCGACGGCGGAGCTGATCCGCTGCGTCTGGGGTGACGACCCGCCTGCGCGGGCGGCGCAGACGCTGCCGGTGTACGTGATGCGGCTGCGCCGGGTGCTCGGCGAGCCGCGGCTGATCGACACGACGCCGACCGGCTACCGGATCACCGTCGAGGACGGCGCCCTTGACCTGCAACGCTTCCGGTCGCTCGCGGCCGAGGGCGCGGCGCTGGCCGCCAACGGCAGGCCGGACGAGGCGCGGGCGGCCTGCGAGCGGGCGCTGGCGTGCTGGCGCGGGCCGGTGCTGGCCGACGTCGACGCGGACTGGCTGCCGACCGCGGACCTGGTCGAGGAGCGGCGGCGGGTGGACCGGGCGGCGCTGCGACCCGCCGTCGAGTGGTCGCCGGTGTCGCAACTCCCCGCGCCGGTGGGGAACTTCGTCGGCCGCACCGAGGAGTTGGCGCGGGTCTCGGCGCTGCTGCCGGGTTCCGGCGCGACGACGTCGCCGACGGTCGTGGTCAGCGGACCGCCCGGTGTCGGCAAGACGGCGGTGGCGATCTCGGTCGGCCACGCCCTGCGCGCGCGGTTCCCCGACGGCCAGCTGCACGTCGACCTGCGCGGCCACTCCTCGGCCCCGACGCTGTCGACAACCGCCGTGCTGGCCCGGTTCCTGCGGGCCACCGGTGTGCGCGGCGACCGGATCCCGCTCGACGAGCCGTCGCTGGCAACCGCTTACCAGGCTCAGCTGCGAGGACGCCGGGTGCTGGTGATCCTGGACAACGCGATGTCGGCCGAGCAGGTGCTGCCGCTGCTACCCGGCGATCCGGCGTGCTCGGTGCTGATCACCAGCCGCCGCGAGCTGGACCTGCCCGGCTCCACGGCGGTGCGGCTGGACGTGCTGCCGCCCGCGGACGCCCAGCGGCTGCTGCGGTCGGCGCTGAGCGCGGACGCGCGGGACGAGGTCGTGGCCGAACTGGCCCGGCTGTGCGGTTACCTGCCGCTGGCGCTGCGCATCTCGCTCGGCAACCTCGTCGGCGCGCCGCGCGGGGACGTCGAGCGCTACGTGTCGGAACTGCGGGAGGGCGACCGGCTGACGGCGCTCGCCGTGGAGAACGACGACTCGGCGGCGGTGCGGCGGGCGTTCGACCTGTCCTACACGACGTTGCGCGCGGCCACCGCGGAGCTGTTCCGGCTGCTGGGGCTGGTGCCCGGCCCGGACGTGAGCGCGCACGGCGCGGCGGCCCTGCTGGACACCGACCCGGAGACGGCCGAGGCCCTGCTCGGGGAACTGGTGACCGCGAACCTGGTGCAGCGCCTGGAGGGCGACCGGTTCGGGATGCCGGACCTGCTGCGCGAGTACGCGGCCGAACGGGCCCGCAGGCACGAGCGGGACGGCGGCAAGGCGGCCGTGCGGCGGCTGCTGAACTGGTACCTGCGGACCTCCCACGAGGTCGCCCACCTGCTGTTCCCGGAACTGGACGTGCCCAGGCCCGCCCCGCCGCGCCTGCTCGCCGACGAGACGGCCGCGAAGGTGTGGCTGGACACCGAGCGGCCGAACCTGTTCGCCGCGGCGGAGCGCTGCGCCGTGACCGGACCCACGTCGATGGCGTGGCAGCTGGTCAACGGGATGGGCGGGTACCTCGGCACGCACGGCCACCACGTGGAGTTCCTGGGCGTCATCGACGCCGCGCTGGACGCGGCCCGCCGGGAGGGCGACCGGGCGGCGGAGACGCGGATCCTGGTGTGGATGGCCGCGGAGCACCGCAACCTCGGCAACCCGCGGCTGGCGATGAGCCACATCACGGCCGCGGGTGAGCCGCCCGGCTCGGAGGTGTGGCTGCTGGCCGCGTGGCGCGGGATCCTGGCGCTGGACCTGAACGACCTCCCGCTGGCGACGGCGGCGTTCGGGCGGCTGCTGGAACTCAGCGACGAGGCGTGGGCCGTGCCCTACATGCGCGCCTCCGCGCTCACCGGGCTCGGCGCGGTCGACCTCATGACGGGGGACGTCGACCGCGCGATCGAGCGCCTGACCGAGGGCGTCGAGGTGGCGGGCAGGTCCGCGGGCATCAACGTCAAGGCGTCCTGCACGAGCGTGCTGGCCCGCTGCCACCTCGCCCTCGGCGAGCACGCGAAGGCGGTCGAGCTGCTGCGGCTCACCTCGGCGCAGTGGGACGTGACGGGTTCCCGGCACCTCCAGGCCGAGACGCAGGCCTACCTCGCCATGGCGCTGAGCCGGTCGGGTGAGCACGGGGAGGCGGCCGAGGTCGTGGGTCGCGCGCTGGCGACGGTCCGGGAGGAGGGCGCCACCTACCGGATCGAGTGCGAGGTGCGGAACGCGTCCGGATTGGTGCTGTGCGGTGTGGGCGAATACGCCCGATCGGTGCAGGAGTACCGCTTGGCGCTGGAGTCGGCTACGGCGGGCGAGTACCGGTACGGGGCCGTTCGAGCGCTTCTCGGCACGGCGGAGGCACATCTGTGCGCGAACGAATACGCACAGGCACTAGACCACTCCAGGATGGCACTGGCCATGGCCGTGCAGTCGGGTTTCGGATTATTCGAGGTCCAAGCGCGTGAAATGGTTGCCGGATTGCTGGTGACCCAGCTCACTGACACGTAG
- a CDS encoding DUF3516 domain-containing protein → MTLTDRLPATPDPDLLFDTFASWAAERGLQLYPAQQEALIELVSGSNVILSTPTGSGKSLVAIGAHFAAMAEGKRTFYTAPIKALVSEKFFALCDTFGPANVGMLTGDASVNDTAPIICCTAEILANIALRDGAEAEVGQVVMDEFHFYSEPERGWAWQVPLIEMPKAQFLLMSATLGDVSFFEKDLARRTGRSTTVVRSADRPVPLNFQYVTTPLHETIEELLHGREAPIYVVHFTQASALERAQALMSVNVCTRAEKDAIAAMIGGFRFTSGFGKTLSRIVRHGIGVHHAGMLPKYRRLVEQLAQAGLLKVICGTDTLGVGINVPIRTVLFTALSKYDGTRTRVLKAREFHQIAGRAGRAGYDTVGTVVVQAPDHEVENAKRVAKAGDDLKKLKRVVRTKPPEGFVSWSDKTFERLVAAEPEQLTSTFSVSHAMILNVINRPGDAFAGMRHLLEDNHESRKAQLKHILRAISIFRGLLQSGVVEKLAEPDAEGRRYRLTVDLQDNFALNQALSPFALAAIELLGREEPSYPLDALSIIESTLDDPRQILSAQQFKARGEAVAAMKADGIEYDQRMELLDQVTYPKPLEELLEGAFTTYRNGHPWVADHHLSPKSVVRDMYERAMTFTEYVSFYQLARSEGIVLRYLADAYKALRHTVPEDAKTEELNDLIEWLGELVRQVDSSLLEEWEKLRNPLDEAAKKIEIDERPPAVTRNMRAFRVLVRNALFRRVELAARRDYHELGVLDGESGWNAEAWEDAIEPYFEAFDAIGIDSDARGPALLIITEEPGRWDVRQIFDDPAGDHDWGISAEVDLEESDETGTAAIRVTEVGAL, encoded by the coding sequence ATGACTCTCACCGATCGGCTTCCGGCCACCCCCGACCCAGACCTGCTCTTCGACACGTTCGCCTCCTGGGCGGCGGAACGGGGGCTCCAGCTCTACCCGGCGCAGCAGGAGGCGCTGATCGAGCTGGTCTCCGGCTCGAACGTCATCCTGAGCACCCCCACGGGGTCCGGGAAGAGCCTGGTGGCGATCGGGGCGCACTTCGCGGCCATGGCGGAGGGCAAGAGGACCTTCTACACCGCGCCGATCAAGGCGCTGGTGTCGGAGAAGTTCTTCGCGCTGTGCGACACCTTCGGCCCGGCGAACGTCGGCATGCTGACCGGTGACGCGAGCGTCAACGACACCGCGCCGATCATCTGCTGCACCGCCGAGATCCTGGCGAACATCGCCCTGCGCGACGGCGCGGAGGCCGAGGTCGGCCAGGTCGTCATGGACGAGTTCCACTTCTACTCCGAGCCCGAGCGCGGCTGGGCGTGGCAGGTGCCGCTGATCGAGATGCCGAAGGCGCAGTTCCTGCTGATGTCGGCGACGCTCGGCGACGTCTCGTTCTTCGAGAAGGACCTGGCCCGGCGCACCGGTCGGTCCACGACGGTCGTGCGGTCGGCCGACCGGCCGGTGCCGCTGAACTTCCAGTACGTGACGACGCCGCTGCACGAGACGATCGAGGAACTGCTGCACGGCAGAGAAGCGCCGATCTACGTCGTGCACTTCACCCAGGCCTCGGCGCTGGAACGCGCGCAGGCGCTGATGAGCGTGAACGTGTGCACGCGCGCCGAGAAGGACGCCATCGCGGCGATGATCGGCGGGTTCCGGTTCACCTCCGGCTTCGGCAAGACGCTGTCGCGGATCGTGCGGCACGGCATCGGCGTGCACCACGCGGGCATGCTGCCCAAGTACCGCAGGCTGGTCGAGCAGCTGGCGCAGGCCGGCCTGCTGAAGGTCATCTGCGGCACGGACACCCTGGGCGTCGGCATCAACGTGCCCATCCGCACGGTGCTGTTCACCGCGCTGAGCAAGTACGACGGCACGCGCACCCGCGTGCTCAAGGCGCGCGAGTTCCACCAGATCGCGGGCCGGGCCGGTCGCGCGGGCTACGACACGGTGGGGACCGTGGTCGTGCAGGCGCCCGACCACGAGGTGGAGAACGCGAAGCGGGTCGCGAAGGCGGGCGACGACCTCAAGAAGCTCAAGCGCGTCGTGCGCACGAAGCCCCCGGAGGGTTTCGTGTCGTGGAGCGACAAGACGTTCGAACGGCTGGTCGCGGCGGAGCCCGAGCAGCTGACCTCGACGTTCTCGGTCAGCCACGCCATGATCCTCAACGTGATCAACCGCCCCGGCGACGCCTTCGCCGGGATGCGCCACCTGCTCGAGGACAACCACGAGTCGCGCAAGGCGCAGCTCAAGCACATCCTGCGGGCGATCTCGATCTTCCGCGGGCTGCTCCAGTCCGGCGTGGTCGAGAAGCTGGCCGAGCCGGACGCCGAGGGCCGCCGCTACCGGCTCACCGTCGACCTCCAGGACAACTTCGCGCTGAACCAGGCGCTGTCGCCGTTCGCGCTGGCCGCCATCGAGCTGCTCGGCCGCGAGGAGCCGAGCTACCCGCTGGACGCGCTGTCCATCATCGAGTCCACTCTGGACGACCCGCGCCAGATCCTCTCCGCCCAGCAGTTCAAGGCGCGCGGCGAGGCCGTGGCGGCGATGAAGGCCGACGGCATCGAGTACGACCAGCGGATGGAGCTGCTAGACCAGGTCACGTACCCGAAGCCGTTGGAAGAGCTGCTGGAAGGCGCTTTCACGACGTACCGCAACGGCCACCCGTGGGTCGCCGACCACCACCTGTCGCCGAAGTCCGTGGTCCGCGACATGTACGAGCGGGCGATGACGTTCACCGAGTACGTCAGCTTCTACCAGCTGGCGCGGTCGGAGGGGATCGTGCTGCGGTACCTGGCCGACGCCTACAAGGCGCTGCGCCACACCGTGCCGGAGGACGCGAAGACCGAGGAGCTCAACGACCTCATCGAATGGCTGGGCGAACTCGTCCGCCAGGTCGACTCCAGCCTGCTGGAGGAGTGGGAGAAGCTGCGCAACCCGCTCGACGAGGCCGCGAAGAAGATCGAGATCGACGAGCGGCCGCCCGCCGTCACCCGCAACATGCGGGCGTTCCGCGTGCTGGTGCGCAACGCGCTGTTCCGCCGGGTCGAGCTGGCCGCGCGCCGCGACTACCACGAACTCGGTGTCCTGGACGGCGAATCGGGCTGGAACGCGGAGGCGTGGGAGGACGCGATCGAGCCGTACTTCGAGGCGTTCGACGCCATCGGGATCGACTCCGACGCGCGCGGTCCGGCATTGCTGATCATCACGGAGGAACCGGGACGCTGGGACGTGCGTCAGATCTTCGACGACCCCGCCGGAGACCACGACTGGGGCATCTCGGCCGAAGTCGACCTCGAGGAGTCCGACGAGACCGGGACCGCGGCCATCAGGGTCACCGAAGTCGGTGCCTTGTAA
- a CDS encoding NACHT domain-containing protein → MTDRHLDDLRRTARAALRGTPDGMGTAPDVDLAELVRAERGLVLLGDPGSGRTTLLHRLAADLLDDDEGPVPIVLPLSTGSWRVEPHRLSSLRWASKQDVVPADDWDTEALERAQRLSVAKLEQVDHAVDTAVEWLAVEIGRQHQVPPHKVGEWLRATPCGLVLLLDGLDEIRHADDRRRCVEVLSLLKPRLTTAIVVCARPSDEVELRKFGRAVRVPPLGATTVDAFLAADGLESLRAACLRREDLVAALDTPLALTLAAEGYRGAEVDDDEVDRVVSGGLDHLWAVRLPARAESLRGLARLMDRGDRDVFTVEALSLAWVRQAGLWPVRVVAPWVYGVLALVAAVGLVAFTAWATSPGFAVLCAGVLAASAAAQVYAAGNATDRRRSRLDLGDFVAARWALDWRAAVAALLTCVLAGLVTGASVGMFGGPAGIALGLLPGTAAGLAVAVLALPVRAPAARVRPTASRWTLAVRVTAGVVALAVGLLPAFAVLVLTKRLFTPYIHHLMLAATAGVWLAAFAISLHGWWSHRAAVKTVTRAGVLPADLTTFVADGLLRPGPDGYAFDHHTLRRHLARDQ, encoded by the coding sequence GTGACCGATCGCCACCTGGACGACCTGCGTCGGACGGCACGGGCGGCCCTGCGCGGGACGCCGGACGGGATGGGCACCGCACCGGACGTCGACCTCGCCGAGCTGGTCCGCGCCGAACGCGGCCTGGTGCTGCTGGGCGACCCCGGATCCGGCCGGACGACCCTGCTGCACCGCCTCGCCGCGGACCTGCTCGACGACGACGAGGGGCCCGTGCCGATCGTGCTGCCGCTGTCCACGGGCAGCTGGCGCGTCGAACCGCACCGGCTCAGCTCCCTGCGGTGGGCGAGCAAGCAGGACGTCGTGCCCGCCGACGACTGGGACACCGAGGCGCTCGAACGGGCGCAGCGGCTCAGCGTGGCCAAGCTCGAGCAGGTCGACCACGCCGTGGACACCGCCGTCGAGTGGCTGGCGGTCGAGATCGGCAGGCAGCACCAGGTGCCCCCGCACAAGGTGGGGGAGTGGCTGCGCGCGACTCCCTGCGGGCTCGTGCTGCTGCTGGACGGGCTCGACGAGATCCGGCACGCCGACGACCGCCGCCGCTGCGTCGAGGTGCTGTCCCTGCTGAAGCCCCGGCTCACCACCGCGATCGTCGTGTGCGCCCGGCCGTCCGACGAGGTCGAGCTGCGGAAGTTCGGGCGGGCGGTGCGCGTCCCGCCGTTGGGCGCGACGACCGTCGACGCCTTCCTGGCGGCGGACGGGCTGGAGTCGCTGCGGGCGGCGTGCCTGCGGCGCGAGGACCTGGTGGCGGCGCTGGACACCCCGTTGGCGTTGACGCTGGCCGCCGAGGGCTACCGGGGCGCGGAGGTCGACGACGACGAGGTGGACCGGGTGGTGTCCGGCGGCCTCGACCACCTGTGGGCGGTGCGGCTGCCCGCGCGGGCGGAGTCGTTGCGCGGTCTGGCCCGGCTGATGGACCGCGGCGACCGGGACGTCTTCACCGTCGAGGCGTTGAGCCTGGCGTGGGTGCGGCAGGCCGGGCTGTGGCCCGTCCGGGTGGTCGCGCCGTGGGTCTACGGGGTGCTGGCGCTGGTCGCCGCCGTCGGACTGGTCGCGTTCACGGCGTGGGCCACCAGCCCCGGTTTCGCCGTGCTGTGCGCCGGGGTGCTCGCCGCGTCGGCCGCCGCGCAGGTGTACGCGGCGGGCAACGCCACCGACCGCCGCCGCTCCCGGCTCGACCTCGGCGACTTCGTGGCCGCCCGGTGGGCCCTCGACTGGCGTGCGGCGGTGGCGGCGCTGCTCACCTGCGTCCTCGCCGGACTCGTGACAGGGGCCTCGGTGGGGATGTTCGGCGGCCCGGCAGGCATCGCGCTCGGTCTGCTGCCCGGCACCGCGGCGGGCCTGGCGGTCGCCGTCCTGGCGCTGCCGGTCCGCGCGCCCGCCGCCCGTGTCCGCCCCACCGCGTCCCGCTGGACCCTGGCCGTCCGCGTCACCGCGGGCGTGGTCGCGCTGGCCGTCGGACTGCTCCCCGCCTTCGCCGTGCTCGTCCTGACGAAACGCCTGTTCACCCCGTACATCCACCACCTGATGCTGGCCGCGACGGCGGGCGTGTGGCTGGCGGCGTTCGCCATCTCCCTGCACGGCTGGTGGAGCCACCGGGCGGCCGTGAAGACCGTGACCCGCGCGGGCGTGCTGCCCGCTGACCTCACGACCTTCGTCGCCGACGGCCTGCTGCGACCCGGCCCGGACGGCTACGCGTTCGACCACCACACCCTGCGCCGGCATCTGGCGCGAGATCAGTAG
- a CDS encoding DUF222 domain-containing protein has product MGFRLIFPTVSLYYWDMTRLVLLDDAGLMDALRSEVERARLAHSSMLEVVAEARARGLETRAGYRSLAELVKHVVRVDTGEAKRWVNQASAVFPSVTPIGAVVATPLPVVAGAVAEGVLSSAHLDMLVGAMAGLPAEAEPILVDVARSAEPAGVRAVAAGIRARIDQDGREPDDRDPVQPVNLLHLRTKTDGRVEFSGRLGAEQGELLRALISPLAKPHATDAAGPDTRTLPERQGDALADLLDLASRSQDLPIEAGERPHVAVTIDYRTLMSGIGTATLGDTSVISAGEARRIACTAGIIPAVLGERGEVLDIGRMSRRLTPHLRRALHLRDGGCAFPMCDRPPNWADAHHIREWSQGGNTGMDNLVLLCRRHHVLIHHSEWEVRMSGGLPSFHPPAFMDPLRRPVHNVVRRLAG; this is encoded by the coding sequence ATGGGATTCAGGCTGATTTTCCCGACGGTCTCATTATATTATTGGGATATGACCAGGTTGGTGCTGCTCGACGACGCGGGGCTGATGGACGCCCTGCGATCCGAGGTCGAGCGGGCCCGGTTGGCGCATTCCTCGATGTTGGAGGTAGTGGCCGAGGCGCGGGCTCGCGGGTTGGAGACGCGGGCCGGGTATCGGAGTTTGGCGGAGTTGGTCAAGCACGTGGTGCGGGTCGATACCGGTGAGGCGAAGCGGTGGGTGAACCAGGCGTCGGCGGTGTTCCCGTCCGTCACGCCGATCGGTGCCGTCGTGGCCACCCCGCTGCCCGTGGTCGCGGGTGCTGTCGCGGAGGGTGTGTTGTCGTCGGCGCATCTGGACATGCTGGTCGGGGCGATGGCAGGGTTGCCCGCCGAGGCCGAACCGATCCTGGTGGACGTGGCCCGCTCCGCCGAACCCGCGGGGGTGCGGGCGGTGGCCGCCGGTATCCGGGCCCGGATCGACCAGGACGGGCGTGAGCCCGACGACCGTGACCCGGTCCAGCCGGTGAACCTGCTGCACCTGCGGACGAAGACCGACGGGCGGGTCGAGTTCAGTGGCCGGTTGGGTGCCGAGCAGGGCGAGTTGCTGCGGGCGTTGATCAGCCCGCTGGCCAAGCCGCACGCCACCGACGCCGCCGGCCCCGACACCCGCACCCTGCCCGAACGCCAGGGCGACGCGCTGGCCGACCTGCTCGACCTGGCGTCACGGTCACAGGACCTGCCGATCGAAGCAGGAGAACGCCCGCACGTCGCGGTGACCATCGACTACCGGACTTTGATGTCCGGCATCGGCACCGCGACCCTCGGCGACACCAGTGTGATCAGCGCCGGCGAAGCCCGCCGGATCGCCTGCACCGCCGGAATCATCCCCGCCGTCCTCGGCGAACGCGGCGAGGTGTTGGACATCGGCCGGATGTCACGCCGGTTGACCCCACACCTACGCCGCGCGTTGCACCTGCGGGACGGCGGATGCGCTTTTCCGATGTGCGACCGCCCGCCGAACTGGGCTGACGCACACCACATCCGGGAATGGTCCCAAGGCGGGAACACCGGTATGGACAATCTCGTACTGCTCTGCCGCCGCCACCATGTTTTGATCCACCACAGCGAATGGGAAGTCCGAATGTCGGGCGGACTCCCGAGCTTCCACCCGCCCGCGTTTATGGATCCCCTTCGGAGACCGGTGCACAACGTGGTGCGCAGACTCGCGGGGTAG
- a CDS encoding ABC transporter ATP-binding protein, translating into MTGTSSPQPARVVESEAALLVEHLAYAYPDGHQALFGVNLRVRPGERVALLGPNGAGKTTLVMHLNGVITGGSGRIEVAGLPVDKANLKEIRRRVGVVFQDPDDQLFMPTARQDVAFGPANFGLRGVELDARVQAALDAVGMGAFGDRSPLHLSGGQRRRVALATVLACDPEILVLDEPSANLEPVARRELAEVLLGLDRTMLMVTHDLPYALQLCTRSVVIDDGVVVADGPTREILADTELLAAHRLELPYGYRLD; encoded by the coding sequence ATGACCGGGACCAGCAGTCCGCAGCCTGCGCGGGTCGTCGAGTCGGAGGCAGCGCTGCTGGTCGAGCACCTGGCCTACGCCTACCCCGACGGCCACCAGGCCCTGTTCGGCGTCAACCTGCGCGTCCGCCCCGGCGAGCGGGTCGCGCTGCTCGGCCCGAACGGCGCGGGCAAGACCACCCTCGTCATGCACCTCAACGGCGTCATCACCGGCGGTTCCGGGCGCATCGAGGTGGCGGGGCTGCCGGTCGACAAGGCCAACCTCAAGGAGATCCGGCGTCGGGTCGGCGTGGTGTTCCAGGACCCCGACGACCAGCTGTTCATGCCCACCGCGCGCCAGGACGTGGCGTTCGGGCCCGCCAACTTCGGCCTGCGCGGCGTCGAACTGGACGCCCGCGTGCAGGCCGCGCTGGACGCCGTCGGCATGGGCGCCTTCGGCGACCGCTCACCCCTGCACCTGTCCGGCGGCCAGCGCCGCCGCGTCGCCCTCGCGACCGTCCTGGCCTGCGATCCGGAGATCCTGGTGCTCGACGAGCCGTCGGCGAACCTGGAACCGGTGGCCCGCCGTGAACTCGCCGAGGTCTTGCTGGGCCTGGACCGGACGATGCTGATGGTCACCCACGACCTGCCGTACGCCCTCCAGCTGTGCACGCGCAGCGTGGTGATCGACGACGGCGTGGTGGTAGCCGACGGCCCGACCCGCGAGATCCTGGCCGACACGGAACTGCTGGCGGCGCACCGGCTGGAGCTGCCGTACGGGTACCGACTGGACTAG
- a CDS encoding PDGLE domain-containing protein — protein sequence MKRFFIGFAIVSLVLAGVFSYFANSNPDGLDHVTEAHGIAEHAKDSPMSGSLFADYAVGGDDRFTGVAGILGVVVTLALAGGLFWLLRKRSPQKQE from the coding sequence ATGAAGCGGTTCTTCATCGGGTTCGCGATCGTCTCGCTGGTGCTGGCGGGTGTCTTCTCGTACTTCGCGAACTCCAACCCGGACGGCCTCGACCACGTGACCGAGGCGCACGGCATCGCGGAGCACGCGAAGGACAGCCCCATGAGCGGGTCGCTGTTCGCGGACTACGCGGTGGGCGGCGACGACCGGTTCACCGGGGTCGCGGGCATCCTCGGCGTGGTCGTCACGCTCGCGCTGGCGGGCGGGCTGTTCTGGTTGCTGCGCAAGCGTTCCCCGCAAAAGCAGGAGTAG
- a CDS encoding energy-coupling factor ABC transporter permease, protein MSETIAMHMSDGLLNAPTSLLFVVVAVVGVGIALAKARGDLDDRTAPMAGLVAAFVFATQMLNFPVLPGVSGHLLGGALAAILVGPWVGALCVTIVLVLQALLFADGGVTALGANVTNMALIGTATGYLVAMALRGLARRGRGGIAAVAFVSALVNTVVASCGFVLEYAIGGQGGVSLGTVAAAIVGVHVLIGIGEGLITAATVTAVSSIRPDLVYLLRKTPQNLELRA, encoded by the coding sequence GTGTCCGAAACCATCGCAATGCACATGAGCGACGGCCTGCTGAACGCGCCGACCTCGCTGCTGTTCGTCGTGGTCGCGGTCGTCGGCGTGGGGATCGCGTTGGCGAAGGCGCGCGGGGATCTCGACGACCGGACGGCTCCGATGGCGGGGTTGGTGGCGGCGTTCGTGTTCGCCACCCAGATGCTGAACTTCCCGGTGCTGCCCGGTGTCAGCGGCCACCTGCTGGGCGGCGCGCTGGCCGCGATCCTGGTGGGGCCGTGGGTCGGCGCGCTGTGCGTGACGATCGTGCTGGTGCTGCAAGCGTTGCTGTTCGCCGACGGCGGGGTGACGGCGCTCGGTGCGAACGTCACGAACATGGCGCTGATCGGCACGGCGACCGGCTACCTGGTCGCGATGGCGCTGCGGGGCCTCGCCCGGCGGGGCAGGGGTGGGATCGCGGCGGTGGCGTTCGTGTCCGCGCTGGTCAACACGGTGGTCGCGTCCTGCGGGTTCGTGCTGGAGTACGCGATCGGCGGTCAGGGCGGGGTGTCCCTCGGCACGGTGGCGGCGGCGATCGTGGGTGTGCACGTGCTGATCGGCATCGGCGAGGGCCTGATCACGGCGGCGACGGTGACGGCCGTGTCGTCGATCCGGCCGGACCTGGTCTACCTGCTCCGCAAGACCCCGCAGAACCTGGAGTTGAGGGCATGA
- a CDS encoding DUF397 domain-containing protein, which translates to MPAPEPSGARWRKSSRTEGANNCVEPARVPGVAAVRDSKNHTGPVLSFAVEVLNRFLAAVKTG; encoded by the coding sequence TTGCCTGCCCCAGAGCCTTCCGGCGCCCGATGGCGCAAGTCCAGTCGGACCGAAGGCGCGAACAACTGCGTGGAACCGGCGCGGGTTCCCGGTGTGGCCGCGGTGCGCGACTCGAAAAATCACACCGGACCCGTGCTCAGCTTCGCGGTGGAGGTGCTGAACCGGTTCCTCGCCGCCGTGAAGACCGGCTGA
- a CDS encoding HD domain-containing protein, whose protein sequence is MAGFAFEMGILKRMRRAGWWHVGVRDPESVAEHSLRVAQLASLIAAQEGADPARAAFLAIWHDSQETRTGDIPHTARPYVGKPDAEAITADQVAGMPEAAAKTVREAVAEYEAQSTAEARCAKDADKLECLVQAVEYRAAGYRDVRGWIDSSRDGLGTATAKAIADAALTTSPLAWRGR, encoded by the coding sequence ATGGCCGGGTTCGCGTTCGAGATGGGCATCCTCAAACGGATGCGGAGGGCTGGCTGGTGGCACGTCGGGGTGCGCGATCCCGAGTCGGTGGCGGAGCACAGCCTGCGGGTCGCGCAGTTGGCGTCGCTGATCGCCGCGCAGGAAGGCGCCGATCCGGCACGGGCGGCTTTCCTGGCGATCTGGCACGACTCGCAGGAGACCCGGACCGGGGACATCCCGCACACGGCACGGCCGTACGTCGGCAAGCCCGACGCCGAGGCGATCACGGCCGACCAGGTCGCGGGGATGCCGGAAGCCGCGGCGAAGACGGTGCGGGAGGCGGTCGCGGAGTACGAGGCGCAGTCCACGGCGGAGGCCCGGTGCGCGAAGGACGCTGACAAGTTGGAGTGCCTCGTGCAAGCCGTCGAGTACCGAGCGGCCGGGTACCGGGACGTGCGGGGGTGGATCGACTCCTCGCGGGACGGGCTGGGTACCGCCACCGCCAAGGCGATCGCCGACGCGGCGCTGACCACCTCACCCCTCGCGTGGCGAGGACGCTAG